A stretch of the Clostridiales bacterium genome encodes the following:
- a CDS encoding LCP family protein: MKTKKIILFTAIILSIILVGVFAYGYIAFSKVNIKKISKNDSDLGINKNTNYIPDVINTPPVKEDNDRVINIALMGGDKRSKNDTGRADAIIILTIDEVHKKIKISSIMRDAYVSVYGYGNTKINHSYAYGGPQLLIKTLNQTFNLDIRDYVYVDFFGLEKLVDALGGVDINVKKNEIPWINTCIRETSMIKKRKPHYIKKPGMQNLTGEQALGYVRIRYVGNGDFDRTERQREVLSILFNKIKDAGPLKYSYIALKMLPFVETSFDKTDIINLGLEIFSKGISSIEQQRFPVDGYWQGKTINKIWYLAFDTETTKDQIHDFIYDDVVPVKKQ; this comes from the coding sequence ATGAAGACCAAAAAAATAATATTATTTACCGCGATCATATTGTCAATAATTTTAGTGGGAGTGTTTGCTTACGGGTATATTGCGTTCAGTAAAGTTAACATAAAGAAAATATCCAAAAATGACAGTGACCTTGGAATAAATAAAAATACCAATTATATTCCAGATGTAATAAACACGCCTCCTGTGAAAGAAGATAACGACAGGGTAATCAATATAGCCCTTATGGGCGGTGATAAGAGATCGAAAAATGATACAGGCAGGGCTGATGCTATAATAATCCTTACAATCGATGAAGTGCATAAAAAAATAAAAATATCATCTATAATGCGCGATGCTTACGTTAGCGTATACGGTTACGGCAATACTAAAATAAACCACTCATATGCATACGGAGGCCCACAGCTTTTGATAAAGACATTGAATCAAACTTTCAATTTAGACATAAGGGATTATGTATATGTCGACTTTTTCGGACTTGAAAAGCTGGTAGATGCACTTGGCGGCGTGGATATAAATGTTAAAAAAAATGAAATACCCTGGATAAATACCTGCATAAGAGAAACCTCGATGATAAAAAAGAGAAAACCCCATTATATAAAAAAACCAGGTATGCAAAACTTGACTGGTGAACAGGCATTAGGATATGTTAGAATAAGATATGTAGGAAATGGCGATTTTGACAGAACGGAACGCCAGAGAGAGGTCTTATCGATTCTTTTTAACAAAATAAAAGATGCCGGACCCCTGAAGTATTCCTATATTGCCCTTAAAATGCTGCCTTTTGTTGAAACTAGCTTTGACAAAACCGATATAATTAATCTGGGGCTTGAAATTTTTTCAAAGGGCATATCTTCAATAGAGCAGCAGAGATTCCCGGTAGATGGTTACTGGCAGGGTAAGACGATAAATAAAATCTGGTATCTTGCATTTGATACTGAAACAACAAAAGATCAGATTCATGACTTTATATATGATGATGTGGTACCGGTTAAGAAACAGTAG